In Salarias fasciatus unplaced genomic scaffold, fSalaFa1.1, whole genome shotgun sequence, a genomic segment contains:
- the LOC115385442 gene encoding solute carrier family 35 member F2-like, protein MDPKRSGSMSQENRTRGLLERIGALHPKDVFTWQLAKTLVMGQGLAVLICGTAISSQYLAADFQVDTPMLQSFLNYLLLCSTYTSMLLCRTGDGNILQILKRRGWKYLLLGLVDVEANYTVVKAYQYTTITSVQMLDSFVIPVLMLLSWWILKTRYRPVHYLAVCVCLLGVGTMVGADLLAGRDPGSSSNILLGDGLVLLSATLYAVSNVSQEYTVKNLSREEFLGMVGLFGAIISSVQMVVLERQEISAIVWSWEVGLLFSAYALCMYGLYSCMPVVIQRTSATSVNLSLLTADIFSLFCGIFLFQYNFSGLYLLSLVVILIGFIAFNAVPTPAAPPSSPPSSPPSSLCEEGGAGDGREDGEQGEREQRGKDTRLTDLRVVSCPPLPSSSAPGPGSHADPEAAAGQKLTADESRNRNKPHVTL, encoded by the exons ATGGATCCCAAACGGTCCGGCAGCATGAGTCAGGAGAACCGAACCCGAGGCCTTCTGGAGCGGATCGGAGCGCTCCACCCCAAGGACGTGTTCACCTG GCAGCTGGCGAAGACGCTGGTCATGGGTCAGGGCCTGGCTGTGCTGATCTGTGGGACGGCCATCAGCTCTCAGTACCTGGCAGCAGACTTCCAGGTGGACACGCCCATGCTGCAGAGCTTCCTCAActacctgctgctgtgctccacctACACCAgcatgctgctctgcaggacaG GGGACGGAAACATTTTACAGATTCTGAAGAGGAGAGGCTGGAAGtacctgctgctgggcctggtGGACGTGGAGGCCAACTACACCGTGGTGAAGGCCTACCAGtacaccaccatcaccagcgtgcag ATGCTGGACTCCTTCGTGATCCCCgtgctgatgctgctgtcctGGTGGATTCTAAAGACCCGATACAGGCCGGTCCACTACCTGGCCGTCTGCGTCTGCCTCCTGGGGGTCGGGACCATGGTGGGGGCTGACCTGCTGGCCGGGAGAGACCCGGGATCCA GCTCCAACATCTTACTGGGGGACGGTTTGGTGCTGCTCAGCGCGACGCTGTACGCCGTGTCCAACGTGAGTCAGGAGTACACGGTGAAGAACCTGAGCAGGGAGGAGTTCCTGGGCATGGTGGGCCTGTTCGGCGCCATCATCAGCTCCGTCCAGAT GGTCGTCCTGGAACGTCAGGAAATCTCCGCCATCGTCTGGAGCTGGGAAGTGG GACTCCTGTTCTCCGCCTACGCCTTGTGCATGTACGGCCTGTACAGCTGCATGCCCGTCGTCATCCAGAGGACCAGCGCCACGTCCGTCAACCTGTCCCTGCTGACCGCCGACATCTTCAGCCTCTTCTGTGGGATCTTCCTCTTCCAGTACAAC TTCTCTGGACTCTACCTGCTCTCTCTCGTGGTCATCCTCATCGGCTTCATCGCCTTCAACGCCGTGCCCAcgcccgccgcccccccctcctcccccccgtcctcccccccgtcctccctgtgtgaggaggggggggccgGGGACGGACGGgaggatggagagcagggtgaaAGGGAGCAGAGGGGGAAAGACACCAGAct GACAGATCTGAGGGTggtctcctgtcctcctctccccagcagctCCGCTCCGGGTCCAGGGAGCCACGCCGACCCGGAAGCAGCCGCAGGTCAGAAGCTGACGGCGGACGAATCACGGAACAGGAACAAGCCCCACGTGACCCTCTGA
- the LOC115385448 gene encoding DCN1-like protein 5 — protein sequence MPLKKRRKQPDTSDHECHCKIPNFARPQVCGGRPAAPVRPFSVKKCRSWFQQYAGSDNVVGPEAMERFCRDMGVEPENVIMLVLAWHLEAAHMGFFTEDEWLRGMTALQCDCMERLKGKLDDLRGELSDSAAFRNIYRYAFDFARDKHQRSLDMDTAKSMLSLLLARSWPLFPVFHRFLEQSKYKGLNKDQWYNVLEFSRTVDADLTNYDEDGAWPVLLDEFVQWQKTWSS from the exons ATGCCgttgaagaagaggaggaagcagcctgACACAAGTGATCATGAGTGCCACTGTAAAATTCCAAA CTTCGCCCGGCCTCAGGTCTGCGGGGGGAGGCCGGCGGCGCCCGTCAGGCCGTTCTCCGTGAAGAAGTGCCGGTCCTGGTTCCAGCAGTACGCCGGCTCTGATAACGTGGTGGGACCCGAGGCCATGGAGAGGTTCTGTCGGGACATGGGAGTGGAGCCGGAGAAC GTCATCATGCTGGTCTTGGCCTGGCATCTGGAAGCCGCTCACATGGGATTCTTCACAGAAGACGAGTGGCTCCGGGGAATGACGGCTCTGCA ATGTGACTGCATGGAGAGGTTAAAGGGCAAACTGGACGACCTGCGGGGTGAACTCAGCGACTCGGCCGCCTTCAGGAACATTTATAGATACGCCTTTGACTTTGCCAGA GACAAACACCAGAGAAGTCTAGATATGGACACCGCCAAGTCcatgctgtctctgctgctggccAGGTCCTGGCCCCTGTTCCCCGTCTTCCACCGGTTCCTGGAG caGTCCAAGTACAAAGGCCTGAATAAGGACCAGTGGTATAACGTCCTGGAGTTCAGCAGAACCGTCGACGCAGACCTGACTAACTACGACGAGGACGGAGCGT